The proteins below are encoded in one region of Clostridium pasteurianum DSM 525 = ATCC 6013:
- a CDS encoding STAS-like domain-containing protein translates to MRNNIKSICEYGFTEMFNNVIDHSESDTAIVSIKYTAQWISMMIIDKGIGIFNKIQEHFNLSDPKQSILELSKGKLTSDPDRHSGEGIFFSSRMFDEFRILSQGLFFTSKHDSDWIMDYNGKPENTGTCVEMKISLNSNRNISEVFNQYSNDNFGFSKTIVPVKLLQYEGMELVSRSQAKRLITRFDRFEEVILNFDGISIIGQSFADELFRIFKNNHPNVHIQYINANENVEGMIKHVCNTK, encoded by the coding sequence TTGAGAAACAATATAAAGTCAATCTGTGAATATGGTTTTACAGAGATGTTTAATAATGTTATTGATCACTCAGAGTCAGATACTGCAATTGTTTCTATAAAATATACTGCTCAGTGGATATCAATGATGATAATAGATAAAGGTATTGGTATATTTAATAAAATACAAGAGCATTTTAATTTATCAGATCCTAAGCAATCGATACTGGAATTATCTAAGGGGAAGCTTACTTCTGATCCAGATAGACATTCTGGAGAGGGAATATTTTTTTCATCAAGAATGTTTGATGAGTTTAGAATTCTTTCTCAAGGATTATTTTTTACTAGTAAACATGATTCTGACTGGATTATGGATTATAATGGTAAACCAGAAAATACAGGTACTTGTGTAGAGATGAAAATAAGCTTGAATTCAAATAGAAATATTAGTGAAGTATTCAATCAGTATAGTAATGATAATTTTGGTTTTTCTAAAACCATTGTACCAGTTAAATTGTTACAATATGAAGGAATGGAATTAGTATCCCGTTCTCAAGCAAAGAGATTAATCACAAGATTTGATAGGTTTGAAGAGGTAATATTAAATTTTGATGGTATTTCTATTATTGGTCAGTCTTTTGCAGATGAACTATTTAGAATATTTAAGAATAATCACCCTAATGTACATATTCAATACATTAATGCTAATGAAAATGTAGAGGGAATGATTAAACATGTTTGTAATACTAAGTAG
- a CDS encoding ExeA family protein, producing the protein MYKAFYGLTFDPFDKNLDLKYSFKSEDFSKAMNRLEFLKSVLGIGVITGEPGVGKSFLLRNFVDSLNPNLYKCVYIPISTLTVMDFYRALCDGLGIIHAQKKVTMFKQIQESIYTYSHSKNVIPVIIIDECQFLSNSILDDLRIIFNFHMDSKNYAMLILSGQPNFLLQLSRQVHEALRQRIIMNYCLKGLTHDECKPYITSMLKAAGCSEPIFTDDAFELIYSSTNGAIRPLNSLTRMCLISGANERLTSINSDTVYKSQSEIDLTI; encoded by the coding sequence ATGTATAAAGCTTTTTATGGCTTAACTTTTGATCCTTTTGATAAAAATCTTGACTTAAAATACAGTTTTAAATCTGAGGATTTCTCTAAAGCAATGAATAGATTAGAATTTTTAAAATCTGTTTTAGGGATTGGCGTTATTACTGGAGAGCCTGGAGTTGGTAAGTCTTTCTTGCTCCGCAATTTTGTAGATTCACTAAATCCAAATTTATATAAGTGCGTATACATTCCTATTTCCACTTTAACTGTTATGGACTTCTATAGAGCATTATGCGATGGTCTTGGAATAATTCATGCTCAGAAAAAAGTAACTATGTTTAAGCAAATACAAGAGTCTATATACACTTATAGCCACAGTAAAAATGTAATTCCAGTTATTATAATTGATGAATGTCAATTTTTAAGCAATTCCATTCTTGATGATTTAAGAATAATATTTAATTTTCATATGGACTCAAAGAATTATGCTATGTTAATTCTTTCAGGTCAACCTAATTTTTTACTTCAACTCAGCAGGCAGGTCCATGAAGCACTACGTCAACGAATCATAATGAATTATTGCTTAAAAGGGCTAACGCATGATGAATGTAAGCCCTACATAACTTCTATGCTAAAAGCCGCAGGCTGTTCAGAACCAATTTTTACTGATGATGCTTTTGAACTCATTTATTCAAGCACTAATGGAGCTATAAGACCACTAAATTCTCTAACGAGAATGTGCCTTATCTCTGGTGCTAATGAAAGACTTACTTCTATTAATTCAGATACAGTTTATAAATCTCAGAGTGAAATTGATCTTACAATTTAA
- a CDS encoding 4-hydroxybutyrate dehydrogenase yields MKELSIKPEIHTFDSCEEFINSFNLRKEDLIITSEHTYNSYFKNFNLKSNIIFLRKYGKGEPSDEMVESLYEDVKDIPYKRVIGIGGGSVLDVSKLFALKNISPVVDLFEHKLEFIKDKELILIPTTCGTGSEVTNISILELKAKHTKLGLAVDEIYADYAVMIPELLKELPFEFFATSSIDALIHAIESSVSPKATAYTEMFSYKAMEMILKGYQRVRDNGPEARIPILKDFLLASNYAGIAFGNAGCGAVHAMSYPLGANYHVPHGEANYQMFTGVFKTYEALKPEGNIKKLNAFLAQILGCSEEAVYSEIEELLNVLIPKKQLREYGIPKEELKDFTESVMTKQGRLMANNYTELTRETVYGIYEGLY; encoded by the coding sequence ATGAAAGAATTATCTATCAAGCCGGAAATTCACACTTTTGACAGCTGTGAAGAATTTATAAATAGTTTTAATCTTAGAAAAGAAGATTTAATTATTACCAGTGAACACACTTATAATAGTTATTTTAAAAATTTTAATCTGAAGTCCAATATTATTTTTCTAAGAAAATATGGCAAGGGTGAACCCAGTGATGAAATGGTAGAATCACTGTATGAAGACGTAAAGGATATTCCCTATAAGAGAGTAATAGGTATTGGCGGGGGAAGTGTTTTGGATGTTTCAAAATTGTTTGCACTAAAAAATATTTCCCCTGTAGTGGATTTATTTGAACACAAGCTTGAATTCATAAAGGATAAGGAACTTATATTGATTCCAACTACCTGCGGCACTGGCAGTGAAGTAACAAACATTTCTATTCTAGAATTAAAGGCAAAGCACACAAAATTAGGACTTGCAGTAGATGAGATATATGCAGATTACGCAGTTATGATTCCAGAGCTTTTAAAAGAGCTTCCTTTTGAATTCTTTGCTACAAGTTCTATAGATGCACTGATACATGCCATTGAATCCAGTGTTTCACCAAAGGCTACAGCTTATACAGAGATGTTTTCCTATAAGGCAATGGAAATGATATTAAAAGGTTATCAAAGGGTAAGAGACAATGGACCAGAAGCTAGAATACCTATTCTTAAAGATTTTCTACTGGCAAGTAATTATGCAGGAATTGCCTTTGGAAATGCAGGCTGCGGTGCAGTACATGCCATGAGTTATCCTCTAGGAGCCAATTATCATGTTCCTCATGGAGAAGCCAATTATCAGATGTTTACAGGAGTATTTAAAACCTATGAAGCCCTTAAACCGGAGGGAAATATAAAAAAATTAAATGCTTTTCTTGCACAGATATTGGGATGCAGTGAAGAAGCCGTCTACTCTGAAATAGAAGAACTGTTAAATGTACTTATTCCAAAGAAACAGCTTAGAGAGTACGGAATTCCTAAGGAAGAATTAAAGGACTTTACTGAAAGTGTCATGACAAAGCAGGGACGTCTTATGGCAAATAACTATACAGAGCTTACAAGAGAAACTGTATATGGGATATATGAGGGGCTTTATTAA
- a CDS encoding aldo/keto reductase has translation MEYTEINKTNLNKLSKVAIGTWAIGGSDWGGTDVKKSIETIHHALDLGINVIDTAPAYGRGESETIVGEAVKNIPRDSFYIATKVGLDWSKGDGKVYRNDTKENILKEVEDSLKRLQTDYIDIYQVHWPDPLTPIEETALAMKSLLDAGKIRAIGVSNFSVEQMETFKKFAPIHTVQPPYNIFEQDFKKELLPYAKKQNITALYYGSICRGLLSGKMTLNRKFNGDDLRNTDPKFKSDRFPGYIKAVEALDKWSKDNYGKPVISLAIRWLIDQPISGIALWGARKPDQLDAIKTIEGWKLKEEDFETIESIVNTYVKESVGPEFMAPPVRDI, from the coding sequence ATGGAATACACAGAAATCAACAAAACAAATCTTAATAAATTATCAAAAGTTGCTATTGGTACCTGGGCTATTGGTGGATCTGACTGGGGAGGAACAGATGTAAAAAAATCTATTGAAACCATACATCATGCCTTGGATTTAGGCATCAATGTAATAGATACTGCTCCAGCTTATGGAAGAGGGGAATCAGAGACCATTGTGGGAGAGGCAGTTAAAAATATACCTCGTGATTCTTTTTATATAGCTACAAAAGTGGGTTTGGATTGGTCCAAGGGAGATGGAAAGGTATATCGTAATGATACCAAAGAGAATATATTAAAGGAAGTAGAGGATTCTCTAAAGCGTCTTCAAACAGATTACATAGACATCTACCAGGTACACTGGCCAGATCCTCTTACACCTATTGAAGAAACTGCTCTGGCAATGAAAAGCCTTTTGGATGCAGGAAAAATTCGTGCCATAGGTGTAAGTAATTTTAGTGTAGAACAGATGGAGACCTTTAAAAAATTTGCACCCATTCATACCGTTCAGCCTCCTTATAATATTTTTGAACAGGATTTTAAAAAGGAGTTATTGCCTTACGCAAAAAAGCAGAACATTACAGCCTTATATTATGGAAGTATCTGCCGTGGACTGCTTAGCGGAAAGATGACTCTTAATCGTAAATTCAATGGAGATGATCTTCGTAATACAGATCCTAAGTTTAAATCAGATCGTTTCCCAGGTTATATAAAGGCAGTAGAGGCCTTAGACAAATGGTCAAAAGACAATTATGGTAAACCTGTTATCAGCCTTGCTATCCGCTGGTTAATAGATCAGCCTATTTCAGGTATTGCATTGTGGGGAGCACGAAAACCAGATCAACTAGATGCAATTAAAACTATTGAAGGATGGAAGTTAAAAGAGGAAGACTTTGAAACTATCGAATCAATTGTAAATACTTATGTAAAGGAATCTGTAGGACCTGAATTTATGGCTCCTCCTGTACGTGATATATAG
- a CDS encoding DDE-type integrase/transposase/recombinase, with the protein MKKFKTYIIAFLDDSSRVIVGCKAFFKDDLLSLMSVFKDAVASKGIPKKVFVDNGKIYKSEQFHLICAALGSILSFARPYSPQSKGKIERWFQTMQKQWMNSINWNDFKSIDLLNESLSGYVNSYNNTIHSSINKKPIDKYMSNVENIRFIDSKTELDYLFLYKVLRTVKNDSTVSIGTKIFEVPLKYVGDKINIRYDPSSIDKAYIFSQDGKLEDTIFPVKKIDNSKIRRTNNTNSVDFSAFEAN; encoded by the coding sequence ATAAAAAAATTCAAGACTTATATTATAGCTTTTTTAGATGATTCCAGTAGAGTCATTGTAGGATGCAAAGCATTTTTTAAAGATGATCTTTTATCTCTTATGTCTGTATTTAAAGATGCGGTAGCATCAAAGGGAATTCCTAAAAAAGTTTTCGTTGATAATGGAAAGATATATAAAAGTGAGCAATTTCATTTGATTTGTGCAGCTCTTGGTAGTATTTTAAGTTTTGCAAGACCATATTCCCCTCAATCTAAGGGCAAAATTGAAAGATGGTTCCAAACTATGCAAAAACAATGGATGAATTCAATTAATTGGAATGATTTTAAATCTATAGATCTTTTAAATGAATCCCTGTCGGGTTATGTTAACAGTTATAACAACACTATACATTCCTCAATAAACAAAAAACCAATTGATAAGTACATGTCTAATGTTGAAAATATAAGATTTATTGATTCTAAAACTGAACTAGACTATTTATTTTTATATAAAGTACTCCGTACTGTAAAAAATGACTCCACAGTATCTATAGGTACAAAAATATTTGAAGTACCACTAAAATATGTTGGTGACAAAATAAATATACGCTATGATCCATCATCTATTGATAAAGCTTATATTTTTTCACAGGATGGTAAACTTGAAGATACTATTTTCCCTGTTAAAAAAATTGATAATTCAAAAATCAGAAGAACTAACAATACTAATTCTGTTGATTTTTCTGCCTTTGAAGCTAACTAA
- a CDS encoding methyl-accepting chemotaxis protein, giving the protein MNWLKNLKLGKRLVMAFLVMTIYIVIVGAVGAVNMYRLNEGAKELYTVNLQNINNLNKFDANTMKFRLEIINLVESRNKDGIENTKSTGAALVSENNKILSDYKSSTLTQEEKALLDELDSKMSNWRAMCNNTINLMSDGRYDEAMNLSKESAEYRSEITKTVDELIVLTDKQAKAQYDNNISIFNVSIYIIAIVTLAGIAVAIIMGNRISSFLVGKINKILSFTDSMSRGDLSKSLEDLGSDEIGSIGRRLNKANDNIRTLVKEINDSVENMTASSEELSATTEEISTMMNVVNEAANRIAEGSENLSSVTEEISASSGEMDNNTERLTTKADETNKSSLEIKERALGIKEKASLSIEEGKSVYSEKEQSIVEAIKAGEVVSEVKVMAESIGNIAKQTNLLALNAAIEAARAGEAGKGFEVVAEQVKKLAEQSSNSVVSINNMVMSVENAFKSLSESSRGILDYISRSVQPTYQLLMDTGMQYEKDAEFINTLAKEVDYSSDEMKQMVSEVSGAIESAASTAQDSAEECQEIQSSVEEVTKAVNDITTSSQDLARLSQDITGMVKKFKL; this is encoded by the coding sequence ATGAATTGGCTAAAGAACTTAAAATTGGGTAAAAGACTTGTTATGGCTTTCCTTGTAATGACCATATACATCGTAATCGTGGGAGCTGTGGGAGCTGTTAATATGTACAGGCTTAATGAAGGGGCTAAAGAGCTGTACACTGTAAATTTACAGAACATAAACAATCTAAATAAATTTGATGCTAATACCATGAAATTCAGATTAGAAATAATAAATTTGGTAGAAAGCAGAAATAAAGATGGAATTGAAAATACTAAAAGTACCGGGGCTGCCTTAGTGAGCGAAAACAATAAAATATTATCTGACTATAAGAGTTCCACTCTTACCCAGGAAGAAAAGGCTCTCTTAGATGAACTTGACAGCAAAATGAGCAACTGGAGAGCAATGTGTAATAATACCATAAATCTTATGAGTGATGGCAGATATGATGAGGCCATGAATTTAAGCAAAGAGTCAGCGGAATATAGAAGTGAAATAACAAAAACTGTAGATGAACTGATTGTACTTACAGATAAACAGGCTAAAGCTCAATATGACAACAATATTTCCATATTTAATGTTTCTATATATATTATAGCAATAGTAACTTTAGCTGGAATAGCTGTTGCAATCATTATGGGAAATAGAATATCTTCTTTCCTTGTAGGTAAAATTAACAAAATACTTTCCTTTACGGATTCTATGAGTAGAGGTGATTTGAGTAAATCCCTTGAAGATTTGGGATCAGACGAAATAGGCAGTATTGGAAGAAGATTAAACAAGGCTAATGACAATATTAGAACACTGGTAAAGGAAATAAATGACAGCGTTGAAAATATGACTGCTTCCAGTGAAGAACTATCTGCCACCACTGAGGAGATATCTACTATGATGAATGTGGTAAATGAAGCTGCCAATCGTATTGCAGAGGGCTCAGAGAATCTAAGTAGTGTCACAGAGGAAATCAGTGCTTCCTCTGGAGAAATGGATAACAATACGGAAAGACTTACAACTAAAGCAGATGAAACCAATAAATCCTCTTTAGAAATAAAGGAACGTGCCTTAGGAATAAAGGAAAAGGCTTCTCTGAGCATAGAAGAGGGAAAATCCGTCTACAGTGAAAAGGAACAGTCTATTGTAGAGGCCATAAAAGCAGGAGAAGTAGTATCAGAGGTTAAGGTTATGGCAGAATCCATTGGAAATATAGCAAAACAGACAAACCTTTTGGCATTAAATGCAGCTATTGAGGCCGCAAGAGCAGGTGAAGCGGGAAAGGGTTTTGAAGTAGTGGCAGAACAGGTTAAAAAGCTGGCAGAGCAGTCTTCAAATTCAGTGGTTAGTATAAATAACATGGTAATGTCTGTAGAAAATGCCTTCAAGAGTCTATCGGAAAGCAGTAGAGGAATACTGGATTATATTTCAAGAAGTGTACAGCCAACTTATCAGCTTCTTATGGATACGGGAATGCAGTACGAAAAGGATGCGGAATTTATAAACACCTTGGCAAAGGAAGTGGATTACTCATCAGATGAAATGAAACAAATGGTAAGTGAAGTCAGTGGTGCCATAGAAAGTGCAGCTTCCACAGCTCAGGATTCTGCAGAGGAATGTCAGGAAATACAGAGCAGTGTAGAAGAAGTTACAAAGGCAGTAAATGATATAACTACTTCTTCTCAGGATCTGGCTAGGCTTTCTCAGGATATAACTGGTATGGTTAAAAAATTTAAACTGTAG
- a CDS encoding LCP family protein, giving the protein MKKKKKNFISLLIVLAVIISIAAFGYSAIDSKLSKLNTTKISKDPSNLGIDTEKFHSDNASTIKENYVNILLLGVDSIDKSNGTARADSNIILTLDRSHKKIKLTSLMRDMLMNNVGKKSQDKLTHAYAYGGPELSLKVINENLNMNMQNFIKVDFRSFYKIIDTLGGVNVNVKSNEIASLNKYIKEVAVSEKKTPTYLTKAGMQKLNGIQALAYCRIRYVGNGDFERTERQREVLTAIFSKMSSMNISEASNLLDTILPNVETSLSKRDILSYASYVFINNIRTIEQFRLPESKPGYSTDKMINGVFYLDWDREGNIKDLHQFIFEGELN; this is encoded by the coding sequence ATGAAGAAAAAAAAGAAAAATTTTATTTCCTTATTAATAGTACTTGCTGTTATTATTTCCATTGCTGCTTTTGGATATTCAGCCATTGACAGTAAACTTTCAAAACTCAATACCACGAAGATATCAAAAGATCCCTCCAATCTTGGTATAGACACAGAAAAATTCCACAGTGACAATGCCAGCACAATTAAGGAAAACTATGTGAATATACTGCTGCTGGGTGTAGATTCCATAGATAAATCTAATGGTACCGCCAGAGCTGATTCCAATATAATACTCACTCTTGACAGATCACATAAAAAAATAAAACTTACATCCCTAATGCGTGATATGCTCATGAATAATGTAGGTAAAAAATCTCAGGATAAACTCACCCATGCCTATGCTTATGGTGGACCGGAATTATCTTTAAAGGTCATAAATGAAAATCTCAATATGAATATGCAAAATTTTATAAAGGTGGACTTTAGAAGCTTTTATAAAATTATAGATACCTTAGGCGGCGTCAATGTAAATGTAAAGAGTAATGAAATAGCTTCCCTTAACAAATACATTAAAGAAGTAGCTGTATCAGAAAAAAAGACTCCTACCTATTTAACCAAAGCCGGTATGCAAAAATTAAACGGTATACAGGCTCTAGCCTACTGCAGAATACGCTATGTGGGCAATGGTGACTTTGAGAGAACTGAAAGACAAAGGGAAGTTCTAACTGCAATATTTAGCAAAATGTCTTCCATGAATATATCTGAGGCCTCCAATTTACTTGATACAATTCTCCCAAATGTGGAAACCTCTCTCTCCAAAAGAGATATACTATCCTATGCTTCCTATGTATTCATAAATAATATAAGAACTATAGAACAGTTCAGACTGCCGGAAAGTAAGCCCGGTTACAGTACTGACAAAATGATTAATGGTGTGTTTTATCTGGATTGGGATAGGGAAGGAAATATTAAGGATTTGCATCAGTTTATATTTGAGGGGGAACTAAACTAA
- a CDS encoding DUF6431 domain-containing protein: MINIVKMPYGIKKYNKLCKFNQFPSKYGCEACGFEGKLYRHGFYYRNLITLKGAYKIVILRCKCQSCGKTYSLIPSFIIPYRQYAYEVILTSIIMMLKLGYSFSKILTLIKSLNINYSSLNTTDLSFWKNRLVSSLSSIRLFFAQYKFYNSNINSKLPIDIIKKIIIFCRLRHDFNLDYFLHMPKYFFCK, from the coding sequence ATGATAAATATAGTAAAAATGCCTTACGGAATAAAAAAATACAATAAACTTTGTAAGTTTAATCAATTTCCAAGTAAATATGGATGCGAAGCATGTGGATTTGAAGGTAAGCTGTACAGACATGGATTTTATTATAGAAACTTAATTACCCTTAAAGGTGCATACAAGATAGTCATCCTGCGTTGTAAATGTCAATCCTGTGGTAAAACCTATTCTCTTATACCCAGTTTTATTATTCCTTATAGGCAATATGCTTATGAAGTTATTCTAACTTCTATTATTATGATGCTAAAACTAGGTTATTCCTTTAGTAAAATATTAACTCTTATAAAATCTCTTAATATTAACTACTCATCTCTTAATACAACAGATCTATCATTTTGGAAAAATAGGCTAGTAAGCTCATTATCGAGTATTCGTTTATTTTTTGCACAGTATAAATTCTATAATTCTAACATAAATAGCAAATTACCTATTGATATCATAAAAAAAATTATTATCTTTTGCCGTTTAAGGCACGATTTTAACTTGGATTATTTTTTACACATGCCTAAGTATTTCTTTTGTAAATGA
- a CDS encoding LCP family protein, producing MKKKKIFVPIIVVLLIIAIIGGGAYLYIDSKLSKMKTTEISKKPSDLGIDTKQFDQNTSKDIDKNYVNILLMGSDSRDPDTDPGLVDSIMILTIDKAHNKLKLTSLMRDMLIDNVVGEGVTEGTTLDRINVIYKQGGGKNGGGQYSIKAINSNFDMNIKDYVKVDFTHFDRIIDAVGGIDMYVSSSEVDVANNYIREVAKINGVTPKLLTTGGMQHLNGIQALGYSRIRYVGRQDFQRTERQRAVLTQVFSRLASMNPAEASTALDTIFPDVETSLSKTDILSYITYVITNKITTINQFRLPEDKAGYSFSKYIKGTYFLGWDKDKNVADLHQFIFEGDLK from the coding sequence ATGAAAAAGAAAAAAATATTTGTTCCTATTATAGTTGTTTTGCTAATTATAGCTATTATAGGCGGAGGTGCTTATCTATACATAGACAGCAAGCTATCCAAAATGAAAACTACAGAGATATCAAAGAAACCCTCTGATCTTGGTATAGATACCAAGCAATTTGATCAGAACACCAGCAAAGATATTGATAAAAATTATGTTAATATACTTCTTATGGGCTCAGACAGCCGTGATCCCGATACAGATCCCGGTCTTGTAGATTCTATAATGATTTTAACTATTGATAAAGCTCATAACAAATTAAAACTTACCTCCCTTATGAGAGATATGCTCATAGACAATGTGGTAGGGGAAGGTGTTACCGAAGGCACTACCCTTGACAGAATCAACGTCATCTATAAGCAGGGAGGAGGAAAAAATGGAGGTGGTCAGTACTCTATCAAAGCCATAAACAGCAATTTTGATATGAATATTAAAGATTACGTAAAGGTAGACTTTACTCACTTTGACAGAATTATAGACGCAGTAGGTGGTATAGATATGTATGTATCCTCTTCTGAGGTGGATGTTGCCAATAACTACATAAGAGAAGTGGCAAAGATAAATGGAGTAACTCCTAAGCTTTTAACTACGGGAGGAATGCAGCATCTAAATGGTATACAAGCCCTTGGATATTCCAGAATAAGATATGTAGGCAGACAGGATTTTCAGAGAACTGAAAGACAAAGAGCAGTACTGACTCAGGTATTCAGTAGACTTGCTTCCATGAATCCTGCTGAGGCTTCTACTGCCCTTGATACAATTTTTCCCGATGTAGAAACCTCATTGTCAAAGACAGATATTCTTTCATATATAACCTATGTAATCACCAATAAGATTACGACTATTAACCAGTTCAGACTTCCAGAGGATAAAGCTGGTTACAGCTTCAGTAAATACATCAAAGGTACCTACTTTCTCGGCTGGGATAAGGATAAAAATGTAGCGGATCTTCATCAGTTCATATTTGAGGGAGATTTGAAATAA
- a CDS encoding helix-turn-helix domain-containing protein: MILKEFNQKIALFRYSLIAPIITNTFTQTSVKDYLAEIAAKSYTLPNGKKKEYSPATIKGWLVQYRKYGIDGLYPKSRADKGTSRKISNETKEFIINSKLNSPKKTAKYIYHEVIAKGFESETSISLSTVTRFINKAKIGSKKLVPDDRRAFEFEFSNECWQSDVSVGPYLTIEDKKIQDLYYSFFR, encoded by the coding sequence ATGATATTAAAAGAATTTAATCAAAAGATAGCATTATTTCGTTATTCTCTGATTGCACCCATTATAACCAATACATTTACTCAGACTTCTGTAAAAGATTATTTAGCAGAAATTGCAGCAAAGTCTTATACACTGCCTAACGGCAAGAAAAAAGAGTATTCTCCTGCAACAATCAAAGGATGGCTAGTTCAATATAGGAAATATGGTATTGATGGCTTATATCCAAAATCAAGAGCTGATAAAGGTACTTCCAGAAAAATTTCAAATGAAACCAAAGAATTTATTATAAACAGTAAATTAAATTCACCTAAAAAAACTGCCAAGTACATATATCATGAAGTTATAGCTAAAGGTTTTGAAAGTGAAACTAGTATTTCCCTGTCAACAGTAACTAGATTTATAAATAAGGCTAAGATAGGTTCTAAAAAGCTTGTACCTGATGATAGAAGAGCCTTTGAATTTGAGTTTTCCAATGAATGCTGGCAATCTGACGTATCTGTAGGTCCTTACCTTACTATAGAAGATAAAAAAATTCAAGACTTATATTATAGCTTTTTTAGATGA
- a CDS encoding STAS-like domain-containing protein produces MEKVIKVIDLLNSISADDDEKGNKVFNSIVNSANEKYDNIILNFEGISLINTAFLNNAMGKICGLEEFESGKVNVKVANFPKEAIELLREVLKTASEKYSK; encoded by the coding sequence ATGGAGAAAGTTATAAAGGTCATTGATTTACTAAATTCTATATCAGCAGATGATGATGAAAAGGGAAATAAAGTATTCAATAGTATCGTTAATAGTGCAAATGAAAAATACGATAATATAATATTAAACTTTGAAGGTATAAGTTTAATTAATACAGCTTTTCTTAATAATGCTATGGGAAAGATATGTGGATTAGAAGAATTTGAAAGTGGGAAAGTGAATGTAAAGGTGGCCAACTTTCCAAAAGAAGCAATTGAACTTTTAAGGGAAGTGTTAAAAACTGCTAGTGAAAAATATTCAAAATAA